A window of the Candidatus Cloacimonadota bacterium genome harbors these coding sequences:
- a CDS encoding four helix bundle protein, translating into MKRENPILEKSYKFAIRIVRLYQYLNREKKEYHLSVQILKSGTSIGANAEEAIGGFSKNDFIAKLRISYKEAKETHYWIRLLRDTDYLSSKEAGSLLKDCEEILKIIVSILKSSKENG; encoded by the coding sequence ATGAAGAGAGAAAATCCGATACTCGAGAAAAGTTATAAATTTGCGATCAGAATTGTGCGATTGTATCAGTATTTGAACAGGGAAAAGAAGGAATATCATTTATCGGTTCAAATTCTAAAATCAGGAACTTCGATCGGTGCAAATGCAGAAGAAGCAATTGGAGGTTTTTCTAAAAATGATTTTATCGCAAAATTACGGATTTCCTACAAAGAAGCAAAAGAAACTCATTATTGGATTCGTTTATTAAGAGATACGGATTACTTAAGTTCGAAAGAAGCAGGATCATTATTGAAAGACTGCGAAGAAATTTTGAAAATAATTGTCTCAATTTTAAAGTCGTCAAAAGAAAATGGATAA